Proteins found in one Amycolatopsis aidingensis genomic segment:
- a CDS encoding S8 family serine peptidase, with protein MTPRRWRRSGRIALGTALTAAVTGAVLAATPVTAAADPAPGDPGGAGDDAEISKHDEELLAKAEQRGERTVKVLVATDRRAGTRGVDELSRAGAKVEYRADELGYVRAEVPVDRVKKMAGLPGVQALDVDEELPLPEPRPAGADDPTPQPPPDAETPRVNPYMPTGDTGAAQFAEKHPKWDGRDVTVGIVDTGVDLDHPSLNVTSTGERKVVDWVTYTDGRFTGGVNNDNDPTWINMNTEVQGTTFAAAGTEYTSTGTGGYRFGVFDERDPRLGGQVGNDVNRDGNPAGSEGTYGVLWDEDTNTVWVDANQNQDFTDDAPMTDYKVKQDVGTFGTDDPDTPVREAMPFVVQTDPANKVVNIGIVSGAHGSHVAGIVAGNDLFGGSMQGAAPGAKLVSVRVCLFVAGCTSHALVEGMIYAARDAEVDVINMSIGGLPALNDGNNARAELYNRLIDTYDTQMFISAGNSGSGVNTVGDPSVASKVLSVGAYISKATWQRNYGSDAANLDNLHGFSSRGPREDGGFKPDIIAPGAAISPIPTWQEGGPVAGTYALPPGYAMYNGTSMASPQAAGAAALLVSAAKARNVAHTPEDLRSAFTDSARFIPGYQAYEQGTGLIDVNKAWNRLRRGPDTTDISSSVPVNTVLSDFLSPAGVGVGIHDREGVRAGDRYVREYTFTRNSGPDHPVTYRARWIGNDGTFSSPPTIQLRKGYAVKYRVTVNPRSAGAHSAILQLDSPMTTGVDHRTLNTVIAAEDFTERNGYSIRHGGQIGRNETKSYFVRVEPNTPALKIDMQGGGDAEGAGQIRFLRFHPYGIPLDDNSSLNCYHPQVVPNGGCAGSPTSRTVSEPTPGVWEIVIEARRTSDTAFAPYTVTASVLGASVSPNPDTIPSAPQGEPVEREYTLRNLFGPFTGRAEGTHLGSAKLATPTIGDGEQQQYPVTVTEGASQLRARIGSPSDIGADLDLTVYNCTAGACLQAGQSADGDSEESVTIPNPAAGQWVIVVDGYAVPAGTTEFSYLDVFSGASFGSVAVSDEHALRPAGAQWTVQGTVTPQAAPGEGRVLLGTVDVRTDAGVLVGSGDVIVQNVTT; from the coding sequence ATGACCCCACGTAGATGGCGCCGGAGCGGCCGGATCGCCTTAGGGACGGCGCTCACCGCAGCGGTGACCGGGGCGGTGCTGGCCGCGACGCCGGTCACCGCGGCCGCCGATCCGGCACCCGGCGATCCCGGCGGCGCCGGTGATGACGCCGAGATCAGCAAACATGACGAGGAGTTGCTGGCCAAGGCGGAGCAGCGCGGCGAGCGCACCGTCAAGGTGCTGGTCGCGACCGACCGGCGGGCCGGTACGCGCGGCGTCGACGAACTGAGCCGGGCGGGCGCGAAGGTGGAGTACCGCGCGGACGAACTCGGCTATGTGCGCGCCGAGGTTCCTGTGGACAGGGTCAAGAAGATGGCCGGGCTGCCGGGCGTGCAGGCCCTGGACGTGGACGAGGAACTCCCGCTGCCCGAGCCGCGGCCCGCGGGCGCGGACGACCCCACCCCGCAGCCACCGCCGGACGCCGAGACTCCCCGGGTGAACCCGTACATGCCGACCGGCGACACCGGTGCGGCACAGTTCGCCGAGAAGCACCCGAAATGGGACGGCCGGGACGTCACGGTCGGCATCGTGGACACCGGCGTCGACCTGGACCACCCCTCCCTGAACGTCACCAGCACCGGCGAGCGCAAGGTCGTCGACTGGGTGACCTACACCGACGGCCGGTTCACCGGCGGGGTCAACAACGACAACGACCCCACCTGGATCAACATGAACACCGAGGTCCAGGGCACGACCTTCGCCGCGGCCGGCACGGAGTACACCAGCACGGGCACGGGCGGCTACCGCTTCGGCGTGTTCGACGAGCGTGACCCCAGGCTCGGCGGCCAGGTCGGCAACGACGTCAACCGGGACGGCAACCCCGCAGGTAGCGAGGGCACCTACGGTGTGCTGTGGGACGAGGACACCAACACGGTCTGGGTGGACGCCAACCAGAACCAGGACTTCACCGACGACGCCCCGATGACCGACTACAAGGTCAAGCAGGACGTGGGCACCTTCGGCACCGACGACCCGGACACCCCGGTGCGCGAGGCCATGCCGTTCGTGGTGCAGACCGATCCGGCGAACAAGGTCGTCAACATCGGCATCGTGTCCGGTGCGCATGGTTCGCATGTGGCGGGCATCGTCGCGGGCAACGACCTGTTCGGTGGCTCCATGCAGGGCGCGGCGCCCGGCGCCAAGCTGGTTTCGGTGCGGGTCTGCCTTTTCGTCGCGGGCTGCACCAGCCACGCGCTGGTCGAGGGCATGATCTACGCCGCGCGGGACGCCGAGGTCGACGTGATCAACATGTCCATCGGCGGCCTGCCCGCACTGAACGACGGCAACAACGCGCGGGCCGAGCTGTACAACCGGCTGATCGACACCTATGACACCCAGATGTTCATCTCGGCGGGCAACTCCGGCTCCGGGGTGAACACCGTCGGCGATCCCTCGGTGGCGAGCAAGGTACTCAGCGTCGGCGCCTACATCAGCAAGGCGACCTGGCAGCGCAACTACGGCTCGGACGCGGCCAACCTGGACAACCTGCACGGCTTCTCCTCCCGCGGCCCGCGCGAGGACGGCGGGTTCAAGCCGGACATCATCGCGCCGGGAGCGGCGATCTCCCCGATCCCGACCTGGCAGGAAGGCGGCCCGGTCGCCGGGACCTACGCACTGCCACCCGGCTACGCCATGTACAACGGGACCTCGATGGCCTCACCGCAGGCCGCCGGGGCCGCGGCACTCCTGGTGAGCGCCGCCAAGGCACGCAACGTCGCGCACACCCCCGAGGACCTGCGCAGCGCGTTCACCGACTCCGCCCGGTTCATCCCCGGCTACCAGGCCTACGAGCAGGGCACCGGGCTGATCGACGTGAACAAGGCGTGGAACCGGCTGCGGCGCGGCCCGGACACCACCGACATCAGCTCCTCGGTGCCGGTGAACACCGTGCTGTCCGACTTCCTCAGCCCGGCGGGCGTCGGCGTGGGTATCCACGACCGGGAGGGAGTGCGGGCCGGTGACCGGTACGTGCGGGAGTACACCTTCACCCGCAACTCCGGTCCGGACCACCCGGTCACCTACCGGGCCCGCTGGATCGGCAACGACGGCACCTTCAGCTCGCCGCCGACGATCCAGCTACGTAAGGGTTACGCGGTGAAGTACAGGGTGACCGTCAACCCGCGCTCGGCGGGGGCGCACTCGGCGATCCTGCAACTGGACAGCCCGATGACCACCGGGGTGGACCACCGGACGCTCAACACCGTGATCGCGGCGGAGGACTTCACCGAGCGGAACGGGTACTCGATCCGGCACGGCGGTCAGATCGGCCGGAACGAGACGAAGAGCTACTTCGTCAGGGTCGAGCCGAACACCCCGGCGCTGAAGATCGACATGCAGGGCGGCGGGGACGCCGAGGGCGCGGGGCAGATCCGCTTCCTGCGGTTCCACCCCTACGGCATCCCGCTGGACGACAACTCCTCGCTGAACTGCTACCACCCGCAGGTCGTCCCGAACGGCGGCTGCGCGGGCAGCCCGACCAGCCGCACGGTCAGCGAGCCCACGCCGGGCGTGTGGGAAATCGTGATCGAGGCGCGGCGTACCTCGGACACCGCCTTCGCGCCGTACACGGTGACCGCATCGGTGCTCGGGGCCTCGGTGTCGCCGAACCCGGACACCATCCCGTCCGCCCCGCAGGGCGAGCCGGTGGAACGGGAGTACACCCTGCGGAACCTGTTCGGCCCGTTCACCGGCCGGGCGGAGGGCACCCACCTCGGCAGCGCGAAGCTGGCCACGCCGACCATCGGCGACGGTGAGCAGCAGCAGTACCCGGTCACCGTGACCGAGGGGGCCAGCCAGCTGCGGGCCCGCATCGGCAGCCCCTCCGATATCGGCGCGGACCTGGACCTGACGGTGTACAACTGCACCGCGGGCGCCTGCCTCCAGGCCGGGCAGAGCGCGGACGGGGACTCCGAGGAGTCGGTCACCATTCCCAACCCGGCCGCGGGCCAGTGGGTGATCGTGGTGGACGGCTACGCGGTGCCCGCGGGTACCACGGAGTTCTCCTACCTCGACGTGTTCAGCGGCGCGTCGTTCGGCTCCGTCGCGGTGTCCGACGAGCACGCGCTGCGGCCCGCCGGAGCACAGTGGACGGTGCAGGGCACGGTGACCCCGCAGGCGGCCCCCGGCGAGGGCCGGGTGCTGCTGGGCACCGTCGATGTCCGCACCGACGCCGGGGTGCTCGTGGGCAGCGGGGACGTGATCGTGCAGAACGTCACGACCTGA
- a CDS encoding GNAT family N-acetyltransferase codes for MENIQAGDERFVWPHTAGEENPTSLVWRVRIRMDDRPGTLAKVAIRLADLECNILGVTVLPVPGGVLDEVVVRPPMGLTRSHLVEAISAEGCACAGITDADLTELVDTSTAALAAARRAVLDPEGHAEAVREVLAADVVTTLPASEANTARAESGHRAVLPVGGGRVLVARRSWAPFVQLELARARALLDLLGAERANLAAPSVLTTKAGADLVLREGGPADADAVRELHARCSPDTLFLRYHTGLRTITRRWSRRLLMPPRGLSVLARHGREVVAIGQLIAQGTERAAEVSLLVADAWQRQGVGSGLLSRLAVLAAGRGYRELVAVCLPGQDGVRRAALRAGLAAAEYAEDGSLRIGVSVVPSGTGPHHAGEAPFLAVDTAAYPGGEGIRS; via the coding sequence ATGGAGAACATCCAGGCAGGGGACGAACGGTTCGTGTGGCCGCACACCGCGGGCGAGGAAAACCCCACCTCGCTGGTCTGGCGGGTGCGGATCCGGATGGACGACCGGCCGGGCACGCTGGCCAAGGTGGCGATCCGGCTGGCCGATCTGGAGTGCAACATCCTCGGCGTCACCGTGCTTCCGGTGCCGGGAGGGGTACTCGACGAGGTGGTGGTCCGGCCGCCGATGGGGCTGACCAGGTCACATCTGGTCGAGGCGATCAGTGCCGAGGGATGCGCCTGCGCCGGAATCACCGACGCCGATCTCACCGAGCTGGTCGACACCTCGACCGCCGCGCTGGCCGCGGCCCGGCGCGCGGTGCTCGACCCCGAAGGGCACGCCGAGGCGGTCCGCGAGGTGCTCGCCGCGGATGTGGTGACGACACTGCCCGCGAGCGAGGCGAACACCGCGCGCGCGGAGAGCGGGCACCGGGCCGTGCTGCCGGTCGGTGGCGGGCGAGTACTGGTCGCAAGGCGGAGCTGGGCGCCGTTCGTGCAACTGGAACTCGCCAGGGCACGAGCCCTGCTCGACCTGCTCGGCGCGGAACGGGCCAATCTGGCCGCGCCGTCCGTGCTGACCACCAAGGCCGGCGCGGACCTGGTGCTGCGCGAGGGCGGCCCCGCGGACGCCGACGCGGTGCGGGAGCTGCACGCGCGCTGCTCACCGGACACCCTGTTCCTGCGGTATCACACGGGTCTGCGCACGATCACGCGACGCTGGTCGCGGCGGCTGCTGATGCCCCCGCGCGGGCTGAGCGTGCTGGCAAGGCACGGCCGGGAGGTGGTCGCCATCGGGCAGCTCATCGCGCAGGGCACGGAGCGGGCGGCCGAGGTCTCCCTGCTGGTGGCGGACGCCTGGCAGCGCCAGGGCGTCGGCAGCGGGCTGCTGTCCCGGCTCGCCGTACTCGCCGCGGGCCGCGGCTACCGCGAGCTCGTGGCGGTCTGCCTGCCCGGCCAGGACGGCGTCCGGCGCGCCGCGCTGCGGGCCGGGCTGGCGGCAGCGGAGTACGCGGAGGACGGGTCGCTGCGGATCGGTGTTTCCGTGGTGCCATCGGGAACGGGGCCCCACCACGCGGGTGAGGCCCCGTTCCTGGCCGTGGATACGGCTGCTTATCCGGGTGGTGAGGGCATCAGGTCGTGA
- a CDS encoding ArsR/SmtB family transcription factor produces MSTDRQDMGPVFVALGDPTRRQVLAALAEAGQASATTLAAQLPVSRQAVLKHLHVLGEAALVTAGRSGREVLYQVRPDSLDAAARWLTDLAAFWDHRLAAVKRAAEDGTAL; encoded by the coding sequence GTGAGCACCGATCGGCAGGACATGGGGCCGGTGTTCGTGGCGCTGGGCGATCCGACCCGGCGGCAGGTGCTGGCCGCGCTCGCCGAGGCGGGCCAGGCCAGCGCGACCACTCTCGCCGCCCAGCTCCCGGTGTCCCGTCAGGCGGTGCTCAAGCACCTGCACGTTCTCGGTGAGGCCGCCCTGGTCACCGCCGGGCGGTCCGGGCGTGAGGTGCTGTACCAGGTCCGCCCGGACTCGCTGGACGCGGCGGCACGCTGGCTGACCGATCTCGCCGCCTTCTGGGACCACCGGCTGGCGGCGGTCAAGCGGGCGGCCGAGGACGGGACGGCGTTGTAG
- a CDS encoding SRPBCC domain-containing protein, producing MGTPDRIEREIVIDAPVERVWSLVTEPGWWISDAGDRTGRRQWREGDLEVVQDPRYGRFPVRLEQTEPRRYLAYRWASAFPGEDPGTGNSTLIEFWLTERDGGTVLRVAESGFAALATTDEARERAFGDNTGGWAEQLDVLKRLAEE from the coding sequence ATGGGAACCCCGGACAGGATCGAACGCGAGATCGTCATCGACGCCCCGGTGGAGCGGGTGTGGTCACTGGTCACCGAGCCCGGCTGGTGGATCAGCGACGCCGGCGACCGGACGGGAAGGCGCCAGTGGCGGGAAGGGGACCTGGAGGTGGTGCAGGACCCCCGGTACGGTCGCTTCCCGGTGCGGCTGGAGCAGACCGAACCGCGGCGGTATCTCGCCTACCGCTGGGCCAGCGCGTTTCCCGGTGAGGATCCGGGCACCGGCAACTCCACGCTGATCGAGTTCTGGCTGACCGAGCGGGACGGCGGCACGGTGCTGCGGGTGGCCGAGAGCGGGTTCGCCGCGCTGGCGACCACGGACGAGGCCAGGGAAAGGGCCTTCGGGGACAACACCGGGGGCTGGGCCGAGCAGCTGGACGTACTCAAGCGCCTGGCCGAGGAGTGA
- a CDS encoding maleylpyruvate isomerase family mycothiol-dependent enzyme — protein sequence MPGQALLEYGRLLDVLGIEGELLNETAHAIAPDTPVPTCPGWAASEVVRHVGSVYRMTLSWLEHGRRPRHWQRDPAPGESVHEYLNEGRTRLVGALARHDPGEFVATWWPADRSYGFWRRRMAHETTIHRVDLQMAGGLELTGIADDLAIDGVDEVLALWFGQRLPMLGLTGTRASSVAVRAGDQVWLVTAGPEETTAWRCSEREIPGADAVVSGRPAQVYLWLWGRAAPGSITVEEGDDDAVGQMWALLRLATR from the coding sequence ATGCCGGGTCAGGCCCTGCTCGAGTACGGCCGGTTGCTGGACGTGCTCGGCATCGAAGGCGAACTGCTCAACGAGACCGCCCACGCCATCGCGCCGGACACCCCGGTGCCCACCTGCCCCGGCTGGGCCGCGAGCGAGGTCGTGCGGCATGTCGGCAGCGTCTACCGGATGACGCTGTCCTGGCTGGAACACGGCAGGCGGCCCCGGCACTGGCAGCGGGATCCCGCGCCGGGAGAGTCGGTCCACGAGTACCTGAACGAGGGGCGCACCCGGCTGGTCGGCGCGCTGGCCCGGCACGACCCTGGTGAGTTCGTGGCCACCTGGTGGCCCGCGGATCGCAGCTACGGCTTCTGGCGCAGGCGGATGGCGCACGAGACCACGATCCACCGGGTCGACCTGCAGATGGCGGGCGGGCTGGAGCTCACCGGTATCGCCGACGACCTGGCCATCGACGGCGTGGACGAGGTGCTCGCGCTGTGGTTCGGCCAGCGCCTTCCGATGCTCGGCCTGACCGGCACCAGGGCGAGTTCGGTCGCGGTGCGGGCAGGCGACCAGGTCTGGCTGGTCACCGCCGGACCGGAGGAGACCACGGCCTGGCGCTGTTCGGAGCGGGAGATCCCCGGGGCCGACGCGGTGGTCTCCGGCAGGCCGGCGCAGGTCTACCTCTGGCTGTGGGGCAGGGCGGCACCCGGGTCGATCACCGTCGAGGAGGGTGACGACGACGCGGTCGGCCAGATGTGGGCCCTGCTGCGCCTGGCCACCCGCTGA
- a CDS encoding SAV_6107 family HEPN domain-containing protein: protein MSITVESRDGATQPVLPLTWQPPAAPAAVSLIARAQRGLVEAEGETDPAPRLIAAYQSALRAAAAVLAARGRPHRGRSRPASVWVLLPAAAPEFAEWAAFFAANSAAHAAAQAGNTRRITADSADELLRGAGQFVELAHGVVHGGARTTRRDAGRQAPCAAPRPRRARG, encoded by the coding sequence ATGTCGATCACGGTCGAGTCCCGGGATGGCGCCACCCAACCAGTGCTGCCGCTGACCTGGCAGCCACCGGCCGCGCCCGCGGCGGTTTCCCTGATCGCCAGGGCGCAACGCGGCCTCGTCGAGGCGGAGGGTGAGACCGATCCGGCCCCGCGGCTCATCGCCGCGTACCAGTCGGCGCTGCGTGCGGCGGCAGCCGTGCTGGCCGCCCGCGGGCGCCCGCACCGGGGTCGTTCCCGCCCGGCCAGCGTATGGGTGCTGCTGCCCGCGGCGGCGCCCGAGTTCGCCGAGTGGGCGGCCTTCTTCGCGGCGAACTCGGCCGCGCATGCCGCCGCGCAGGCGGGTAATACGCGCCGGATCACCGCTGACTCCGCCGACGAGCTGCTCCGTGGGGCAGGCCAGTTCGTGGAGCTGGCCCACGGCGTCGTGCACGGCGGGGCACGCACGACGCGCCGGGACGCGGGCAGGCAGGCCCCGTGTGCCGCACCGCGCCCGCGCCGAGCCCGAGGCTGA
- a CDS encoding YbaK/EbsC family protein produces the protein MSDARKSGAPDGRLDHPAIAKVAAALAESGRHEAADGIRVLPAEVRTAAQAAAALGVEVGAIANSLIFRAVFTDPEERTAPLLALTSGAHRADTGILATLIGAAEVGRADPAFVKAHTGQSIGGVAPVGHPEPLLTVVDRALARYEVIWAAAGHAKAVFPTTFAGLVALTDGRAADVTTRSGDSVVS, from the coding sequence ATGAGTGACGCACGGAAGTCAGGCGCTCCCGATGGCCGGTTGGACCATCCGGCCATCGCCAAGGTCGCCGCCGCGCTGGCCGAGTCGGGCAGGCACGAGGCCGCCGACGGGATCCGGGTCCTTCCCGCCGAGGTCCGCACCGCCGCGCAGGCCGCGGCGGCGCTCGGGGTCGAGGTCGGCGCGATCGCCAACAGCCTGATCTTCCGCGCCGTGTTCACCGACCCGGAGGAGCGGACCGCCCCGCTGCTGGCGCTCACCTCGGGCGCGCACCGGGCGGACACCGGGATCCTCGCCACGCTCATCGGCGCGGCCGAGGTCGGCCGCGCCGACCCCGCCTTCGTCAAGGCGCACACCGGCCAGTCGATCGGTGGGGTCGCCCCGGTGGGTCACCCGGAACCGTTGCTGACCGTGGTGGACCGGGCGCTGGCGCGGTACGAGGTGATCTGGGCGGCCGCGGGGCACGCCAAGGCGGTGTTCCCGACCACCTTCGCCGGCCTGGTCGCCCTCACCGATGGCCGCGCCGCCGACGTGACCACACGCAGTGGAGATAGTGTCGTTTCGTGA
- a CDS encoding GNAT family N-acetyltransferase, which produces MTAAYSGSSGYQRFVELSGDEFRARLAEALDLYVDAMRYPAGTAEQRAPMWLTHALREGWRCIAALDSAGTLLGLAYGYQGNPGQWWHEQVRRGLAERDEQAVQRWLTDYFELTEIHVRPDHQARGIGEDLLRRLVEGVPNRHVLLSTPEGPSRAWKLYRRLGFVDVLRKYYFAGDPRPFAILGRELPLD; this is translated from the coding sequence GTGACCGCCGCGTACTCCGGGTCCTCCGGCTACCAACGTTTCGTCGAGCTGTCCGGCGACGAATTCCGGGCCAGGCTCGCCGAGGCACTCGACCTGTACGTCGACGCCATGCGCTATCCCGCGGGCACCGCCGAGCAACGCGCCCCGATGTGGCTGACGCATGCGCTGCGCGAGGGCTGGCGGTGCATCGCCGCCCTGGACTCGGCGGGAACCCTGCTCGGGCTGGCCTACGGCTACCAGGGCAACCCCGGTCAGTGGTGGCACGAGCAGGTCCGCAGGGGCCTGGCCGAGCGGGACGAGCAGGCGGTCCAGCGGTGGCTCACCGACTACTTCGAGCTGACCGAGATCCACGTCCGGCCGGACCACCAGGCCAGGGGAATCGGTGAGGACCTGCTGCGCAGGCTGGTCGAGGGGGTACCGAACCGGCACGTGCTGCTGTCCACCCCGGAGGGCCCCAGCAGGGCGTGGAAGCTGTACCGCAGGCTCGGCTTCGTCGACGTGCTGCGCAAGTACTACTTCGCGGGCGACCCGCGGCCGTTCGCGATCCTCGGCAGGGAACTTCCGCTGGACTAG
- a CDS encoding DMT family transporter: protein MSVAVLDRARAGSAGALLVAGVLWGTGGLAGFPRTAAAARRPAFAGTLLAAYQSCYFSAVRLTSVSIATMVTIGSVPVFVAVADALLRRHRPAAGTVVSILAALLGLLLTWSPDGSAAGGVPVLGVLCALLSGAGFAALPLIVQRRVAGLDPVRTTALGCLLGGVLLLPVALWLGMALPARAEALAALLYLGAVPTALAYAAYFRGLRDAHPVLAALSALLEPLTAAVLAALLLGDRLGLTGWAGAVLLATAVGVGHRRR from the coding sequence ATGTCTGTTGCTGTACTCGATCGGGCGCGTGCCGGATCGGCCGGGGCGCTGCTGGTCGCCGGGGTGCTGTGGGGGACCGGCGGGCTCGCCGGATTCCCGCGTACCGCCGCGGCGGCCCGCAGGCCGGCGTTCGCGGGCACGCTGTTGGCGGCGTACCAGAGTTGCTACTTCTCCGCGGTGCGGCTCACCTCGGTCAGCATCGCGACCATGGTCACCATCGGTAGCGTGCCGGTGTTCGTCGCGGTGGCCGATGCCCTGCTGCGGCGGCACCGGCCCGCGGCGGGGACGGTGGTGTCGATCCTGGCCGCGTTGCTCGGCCTGCTGCTCACCTGGTCCCCGGACGGGAGCGCCGCAGGGGGCGTGCCGGTGCTGGGGGTGCTGTGTGCCCTGCTGTCCGGAGCAGGTTTCGCCGCGCTGCCCCTGATCGTCCAGCGCCGGGTGGCGGGCCTGGACCCGGTGCGCACCACCGCGCTCGGGTGCCTGCTCGGTGGTGTGCTGCTGCTTCCGGTCGCGCTCTGGCTGGGCATGGCCCTGCCCGCGCGGGCCGAGGCGCTGGCGGCACTGCTCTACCTCGGCGCGGTGCCCACCGCGCTGGCGTACGCGGCGTACTTCCGGGGACTACGGGACGCACACCCGGTGCTGGCCGCGCTGTCGGCGCTACTGGAACCGCTCACCGCCGCCGTGCTGGCCGCGCTGCTGCTGGGCGACCGGCTCGGTCTCACCGGCTGGGCCGGGGCCGTCCTGCTGGCCACCGCCGTGGGGGTGGGTCACCGGCGACGCTGA
- a CDS encoding DUF885 domain-containing protein, with protein sequence MASTEGVHEICNRYVDDFAAAHPVTATEFGISGYEDQLTDYSPEGYAARAALARRYLREIERAEPADANERLAKTVFTERVGIELEIHEAGLDLGALNVTDSPVQALRTIFDLMPVETADHWEQIGARLERIPEALDGVRASLLAAADAEQAPALRQVSKVAEQAETWAGLHGGSGFFDGLVGGADSVDLPESLRSRLRHGAQVAQEAYAELAGFLRAELAPRVPTKDAVGAEVYRLWSRNFVGAELDLREAYEWGWAEFARVEREAKEVAERIKPGASLAQAAAALDADPRYRVHGQRGLEEWMQQLSDDALSSLRGKHFDIPDEIMALECKIAPPGGGVGAYYTGPTEDFSRPGQMWWSVPPGREEFSTWREVSTVYHEGAPGHHLQIATSVYQAATLNRFQRMLALTSGHAEGWALYAERLMQDLGFLEDEGNLLGMLDAHLFRAARVVVDIGMHLELEIPAGTGFHEGERWTPELGLEFMLTRTITDADHVRDEIDRYLGWPGQAPSYKLGERMWLAAREDARRRAGSAFDLKDFHTRALRLGGMGLDTLRDTLAELG encoded by the coding sequence ATGGCTTCTACCGAGGGCGTACACGAGATCTGCAACCGGTACGTCGACGACTTCGCCGCGGCACACCCCGTCACGGCGACGGAGTTCGGCATCTCCGGTTACGAGGACCAGCTCACCGACTACTCACCGGAGGGATACGCCGCGCGGGCCGCGCTCGCAAGGCGGTACCTGCGGGAGATCGAGCGGGCCGAGCCCGCCGACGCGAACGAGCGGCTGGCGAAGACCGTGTTCACCGAGCGGGTGGGAATCGAGCTGGAGATCCACGAGGCGGGTCTCGACCTCGGCGCGCTGAACGTGACCGACAGCCCGGTGCAGGCGCTGCGCACGATCTTCGATCTGATGCCGGTGGAGACCGCGGACCACTGGGAGCAGATCGGCGCGCGGCTGGAGCGGATTCCGGAGGCGCTGGACGGGGTGCGTGCCTCGCTGCTCGCCGCGGCCGATGCTGAGCAGGCCCCCGCGCTGCGCCAGGTCAGCAAGGTCGCCGAGCAGGCCGAGACCTGGGCCGGACTGCATGGTGGGTCCGGGTTCTTCGACGGCCTCGTCGGTGGCGCCGACAGCGTGGACCTGCCGGAGTCGTTGCGCTCCCGGCTGCGCCACGGCGCGCAGGTGGCGCAGGAGGCGTACGCGGAGCTGGCCGGTTTCCTGCGCGCCGAGCTCGCCCCGCGGGTGCCGACCAAGGACGCGGTCGGCGCCGAGGTCTACCGGCTGTGGTCGCGTAACTTCGTCGGCGCCGAGCTGGACCTGCGGGAGGCCTACGAGTGGGGCTGGGCGGAGTTCGCCAGGGTCGAGCGCGAGGCCAAGGAGGTCGCCGAGCGGATCAAGCCGGGGGCGAGCCTGGCCCAGGCCGCCGCGGCGCTGGACGCCGACCCCCGGTACCGGGTGCACGGCCAGCGCGGGCTAGAGGAGTGGATGCAGCAGCTGTCCGACGACGCGCTGAGCTCCTTGCGGGGCAAGCATTTCGACATCCCGGACGAGATCATGGCGCTGGAGTGCAAGATCGCCCCGCCGGGCGGTGGCGTCGGGGCGTACTACACCGGCCCGACCGAGGACTTCTCCCGCCCTGGCCAGATGTGGTGGTCGGTGCCGCCGGGCAGGGAGGAGTTCTCCACCTGGCGCGAGGTCAGCACGGTCTACCACGAGGGCGCACCCGGTCATCACCTGCAGATCGCCACCTCGGTGTACCAGGCCGCGACCCTGAACCGGTTCCAGCGGATGCTGGCCCTGACCTCGGGGCACGCCGAGGGCTGGGCGCTCTACGCCGAGCGGCTCATGCAGGACCTCGGGTTCCTCGAGGACGAAGGGAACCTGCTCGGCATGCTGGACGCCCACCTGTTCCGGGCCGCCAGGGTGGTGGTGGACATCGGCATGCACCTCGAACTGGAGATCCCGGCCGGTACCGGCTTCCACGAGGGTGAGCGGTGGACGCCCGAGCTCGGCCTTGAGTTCATGCTCACCAGGACGATCACCGATGCCGACCATGTCCGGGACGAGATCGACCGCTACCTCGGCTGGCCGGGGCAGGCTCCCTCGTACAAGCTCGGCGAGCGGATGTGGCTGGCCGCGCGGGAGGACGCGCGGCGCAGGGCGGGTTCCGCCTTCGATCTCAAGGACTTCCACACCAGGGCACTGCGGCTCGGCGGCATGGGTCTGGACACCCTCCGGGACACTCTCGCCGAGCTCGGCTGA